Part of the Kordiimonas pumila genome is shown below.
CACTCTATGCGGCACGGAAAATCCCCACGTTTGACTATGTCTATATCCTACCTGAGAAATTCTGTTTATCAATTGCCTTAAAAAGGTTGCCTCACATTCTTAAAATCATCATGGACAGACTAAAGCCATAGGCGATATGGTGCGAGCTAATTACAGGAAAGAAAGTTTCGGTTTATGCAGCATCCATCAGGTGGGTATGTTTTTGTTGTGACCTACGGCAGGTCTGGTTCTACTGTTTTGCAAACAGTGCTTCAGTCAATTGATGGTTATCATATTAGGGGTGAAAATAACCAGCTTTTGCAGCCGATTTTTGAGGCATATAAGCTTGCTTTTGTAGCGCGACACGAGCACGGCAAAACTAATCCAACACCAGAAAAGCCGTGGTACGGCGCTAATATGATTGACCCTGTACGCTATGCAGAGCGCCTGTGTGCCCTGTTTGTAGAAGAGATTTTGCAACCAACCGAGAATGCCCGTGTTGTTGGCTTTAAGGAAATTCGTTTTCATCAGGTTGGTGACGGTGAGTTTGAAAACTTCCTGAATTTCATGAACCATTTTTTCCCGGGTACAAAGTTTATTTTTAATACCCGCAACTGGCAGGACGTGGCCCGGTCAAGCTGGTGGAGAACCATGAGCCCAGAAAAGGTGCGCAGCATGGTC
Proteins encoded:
- a CDS encoding sulfotransferase, with protein sequence MQHPSGGYVFVVTYGRSGSTVLQTVLQSIDGYHIRGENNQLLQPIFEAYKLAFVARHEHGKTNPTPEKPWYGANMIDPVRYAERLCALFVEEILQPTENARVVGFKEIRFHQVGDGEFENFLNFMNHFFPGTKFIFNTRNWQDVARSSWWRTMSPEKVRSMVESCDSLYAAYAAKYPERSYLMKYEHFKGNAGAFAGLFDFLGESFDEDCIRKVINKELNHCK